A part of Cryptococcus neoformans var. grubii H99 chromosome 6, complete sequence genomic DNA contains:
- a CDS encoding peroxin-16, producing MSPLEAYHSFLLSNLSAVQTIESSISNITWLLPGRFEDAEVASEGLYALLSLVAGYHDKILSSHLSSSLSLPPHPFAKPQTSTEPLSAPQESGTTRIHPLLPPPSDHARYTRYWIESSSLYEKASRALSTISYLELLVEMVARKKLGDRRRWKVVLGLESLKTFLRLLLMLKTRRPVLSQPTPQREFDLASLPPGLLDPSSSQPQDGNNPVTPQLPAYSPLRSHLFPMAGNLPEKYLEHPLDLIPQLKGSEYIAEVVACCVGLVRVYLLIRASRQGVTRPYNPSSLPTLSRLMSPYLIPLVLLLLSRRLRSKGESPLLMSHYAQQDKKLALQAFMTGPMWIGWTRPKIVSVARTLERIPILGLVGDLVEGYLPLVDDYFFYTTS from the exons ATGTCTCCCCTAGAAGCATATCACTCGTTCTTGCTCTCCAATCTTTCCGCTGTCCAGACTATCGAATCCTCCATCTCGAATATCACCTGGCTCTTGCCTGGACGCTTCGAAGATGCCGAGGTGGCATCTGAAGGAT TGTATGCCCTTCTGTCTCTTGTGGCTGGATACCATGATAAAATACTCTCGTCccatctctcatcatcgcttTCACTTCCTCCGCATCCATTTGCGAAGCCACAGACGTCAACAGAGCCTTTATCAGCACCGCAAGAGTCAGGTACTACAAGAATACATCCGCTATTACCACCGCCATCTGATCATGCTCGTTATACCCGCTACTGGATTGAGAGCTCATCACTCTATGAGAAAGCTAGTCGGGCCTTGAGTACAATATCGTATCTAGAGCTGCTCGTTGAGATGGTCGCAAGAAAGAAATTGGGCgacagaaggagatggaaagtgGTTCTTGGGCTGGAATCGCTAAA AACTTTCCTCCGCCTATTATTAATGCTCAAGACTCGGCGACCGGTTCTTTCTCAACCCACTCCTCAACGTGAATTCGATCTGGCTTCCCTGCCGCCGGGGCTCTTGgatccatcatcatcccaaCCGCAGGACGGAAATAACCCGGTCACTCCTCAGTTACCAGCTtactctcctcttcgatctcatctcttccccatGGCGGGTAACTTGCCTGAGAAGTATCTAGAGCATCCACTTGATCTAATCCCACAGCTGAAAGGAAGCGAGTATATTGCAGAAGTCGTGGCCTGCTGCGTGGGGTTGGTCCGTGTTTACCTTTTGATAAGAGCATCT CGTCAAGGAGTGACACGCCCATATAatccatcttcccttcccacgcTTTCTCGTCTCATGTCACCTTACCTTATCCCTTTGGtgcttctcctcttgtcaCGCAGACTACGATCCAAGGGCGAATCGCCTTTGCTTATGTCACATTATGCCCAACAGGATAAAAAACTTGCTTTGCAGGCATTCATGACGGGTCCTATGTGGATTGGATGGACGAGGCCCAAGATTGTCAGTGTCGCGAGGACTCTGGAAAGGATACCTATATTGGGATTGGTGGGCGACTTGGTGGAAGGGTATTTGCCCCTGGTTGATGATTACTTCTTCT ATACCACTTCATGA
- a CDS encoding cyclin: protein MASRNPVVTRRAATRSRNDENAAPQPSVRTKPSISHLGPASKAAVVNASVVAGKKPVAVKAGAKRTALGGVVVNGKEDTEAAKKPLKANGKTVTEARQPLASRQNNAQPTRPIAAIPHRSKAAPANVYAPVEAPTKLTVDDDMQMEIDTRRSQPVSSAAGFATVDEELLDDESEEDDVEEEDEEDWLRMSEEEMVKAQEQLDVVQATFKDDVDMFDTTMVAEYADEIFEHMERLEETVMPNPRYMDFQTEIEWTMRTTLIDWLLQVHLRYHMLPETLWIAVNIVDRFLSTRVVSLVKLQLVGVTAMFIAAKYEEILAPSVEEFVYMTENGYTKDEILKGERIILQTLDFTISSYCSPYSWVRRISKADDYDVQTRTLSKFLMEVTLLDHRFLRCKPSMIAAIGMYLARKMLGGDWNDAFIYYSNFTESQLITGASLLCERLIEPDFESVYVYKKYANKKFLRASTFARDWALTNAANSS, encoded by the exons ATGGCTTCCCGA AACCCCGTCGTCACCCGCCGAGCTGCTACTCGTTCTCGAAATGACGAGAACGCCGCTCCTCAACCGTCAGTACGAACCAAGCCCTCAATCTCCCACCTCGGCCCTGCTTCCAAGGCTGCGGTTGTCAATGCCTCTGTAGTCGCTGGCAAGAAGCCTGTcgctgtcaaggctggcGCCAAGAGGACAGCTTTGGGAGGCGTGGTTGTTAACGGTAAGGAAGATACTGAAGCCGCGAAGAAGCCTT TGAAGGCGAATGGCAAGACTGTCACCGAGGCTAGACAGCCTCTTGCGTCCCGACAAAACAATGCTCAGCCCACACGACCGATTGCCGCCATCCCTCACCGATCCAAAGCGGCTCCTGCCAACGTCTATGCTCCTGTAGAGGCTCCTACTAAGCTTACTGTCGACGACGATATGCAGATGGAGATCGATACTCGACGATCTCAGCCCGTCTCCAGCGCTGCCGGCTTCGCGACTGTCGATGAGGAGCTTCTCGATGACGAATccgaagaggatgacgtggaagaggaggatgaagaagattggctGAGGATGtctgaagaggagatggtgaaggcGCAAGAGCAACTGGACGTCGTGCAGGCGACTTTcaaagatgatgttgacatGTTTGACACCACTATGGTTGCCGAGTACGCGGACGAGATTTTCGAGCACATGGAGCGACTTGAGGAGACTGTTATGCCTAACCCTCGCTACATGGACTTCCAGACTGAGATTGAATG GACCATGAGGACAACACTTATTGAttggcttcttcaagtGCATCTTCGTTACCACATGCTCCCCGAGACTCTTTGGATCGCTGTCAACATTGTTGACCGATTCCTTTCCACCAGAGTGGTCTCCCTTGTCAAGCTTCAACTTGTTGGTGTCACCGCCATGTTCATCGCTGCCAAGTATGAAGAGATCCTCGCTCCTTCTGTTGAGGAGTTTGTCTACATGACTGAAAATGGGTACACCAAGGATGAGATCCTTAAGGGAGAAAGGATTATCCTTCAAACCCTCGATTTCACCATTTCATCCTACTGTTCCCCGTACTCATGGGTCAGGCGAATTTCTAAGGCCGACGATTACGACGTTCAAACTCGAACATTGAGCAAATTCTTGATGGAGGTCACCCTTTTGGACCACAGGTTCCTCAGGTGTAAGCCTAGCATGATCGCTGCCATCGGGATGTATCTTGCCAGGAAGATGTTGGGCGGCGACTGG AATGACGCTTTTATCTACTACTCCAACTTTACTGAATCTCAACTCATCACTGGCGCATCTCTTTTGTGCGAGCGACTTATTGAGCCTGACTTTGAGTCCGTGTACGTTTACAAGAAGTACGCCAACAAGAAGTTTTTGCGAGCGTCTACCTTTGCGCGAGATTGGGCTTTGACCAACGCCGCCAACTC ATCATGA
- a CDS encoding arp2/3 complex 34 kda subunit, with product MILLESHNTIINDVLSDRFERPSRADIQFVDYDNVRFHLSTPSSKTQLLLSMGIQCWPDLVKYGAREHLQNEYQGYFLSQADTEPEYDVSLLIDLERLPESPEERAALISKVAHIKSTAMSSPFLAAFAEQASLQASYKEPAGAQQADLQPSEVKGDLKIVKYREEEAIFIQASHDRVTIIFSTVFKEETDRVYGRVFLQEFVDARRLHSLQNAPQVMYSNREPPLEIRHLPGLKNGEDWGYVTFVLFPRHFANPSQALATINRIQLFRDYLHYHIKCSKAYMHSRMRYRVAEFLKVLNRAKPEIASEKKTASGRTFRSR from the exons ATGATCCTTTTAGAA TCTCACAACACTATCATCAACGATGTCCTTTCTGACCGCTTCGAGAG GCCTTCTCGAGCAGATATTCAGTTTGTAGACTACGACAATGTCCGATTCCACCTGTCCACCCCATCATCCAAGactcagcttcttctctccatgGGTATCCAATGCTGGCCTGACCTTGTCAAGTATGGCGCGCGCGAACATCTCCAAAACGAGTACCAAGGCTATTTCCTCTCTCAGGCTGATACAGAGCCGGAGTACGATGTCAGCTTGTTGATTGATTTGGAAAGATTGCCGGAGAGTCCGG AGGAGCGAGCTGCCCTTATCTCCAAAGTTGCCCATATCAAGTCCACCGCAATgtcctctccttttctcgcCGCTTTTGCAGAACAAGCGTCTCTTCAAGCGTCTTACAAGGAACCTGCTGGTGCCCAGCAAGCAGACTTGCAGCCATCCGAGGTTAAGGGAGATTTGAAGATTGTGAAGTAccgcgaagaagaagccatcttcatccaagCCAGCCATGATCGAGTGActatcatcttctctaCGGTATTTAAGGAGGAGACAGACCGAGTATATGGAAGAGTGTTCTTGCAG GAATTCGTGGATGCTCGAAGACTGCACAGTCTTCAAAATGCTCCTCAAGTCATGTATTCTAACCGCGAGCCTCCTCTCGAAATCCGACACCTCCCTGGACTCAAGAACGGCGAAGATTGGGGTTATGTCACTTTTG ttctcttccctcgccACTTTGCAAACCCATCCCAAGCTCTTGCCACTATCAACCGTATCCAGCTCTTCCGCGATTACTTGCATTACCACATCAAGTGCTCCAAGGCTTACATGCACTCTCGAATGAGATACAGGGTTGCCGAATTCCTTAAGGTTCTTAACCGAGCAAAGCCCGAGATTGCTagtgagaagaagaccgCTAGCGGTAGGACGTTCAGGTCACGttag
- a CDS encoding protein EFR3, whose protein sequence is MGCFPCRTLQPEVAHLKACYPPSKALLTAGPEYRPLSQDLSKLTYFATNKPSKLAKIGEELEKRVAQESTRASSGNHKYRASLLISLAILRALLTECKRDIALFARSTLRVIDNSLDVRVYQRGGIDLEVVGRAAAAFIAYTTYTDGSAVGVDDTLTKTYFEILYKFGNMATVNMLDSSEKPDMEQQNRTRLIALAGLNGAATSDTIFASTRDFSRQIDLIIPPLLVNIFEGQISELKLETAKIGMDASPSPYFSEFAAKGPIAQRKAPSLHAHIPGEKGPTSADVISAALRSLHSLLQQCNVTQASQIIDRLVRFLDKHGWQYTERDCFVAEQVTAWIPLQYRFIVPTRLVEVLMNLQDGLPTPKHTSALAMVTTILNSTTSLVGLGVTDLLQNLVSLIIRRLHFDLHDILLPPLVRCVSSLGTHIYYADQINDIVEELALRIAEIPSSDTARSEIIRVLTCCISGVMIITDAADNDAESKQGNNVPQPTPSTPGTPTPPNKGKSPARVETPLFTPLSEHPRPLAHRSSRRNPISPEVWQETLPLLCEADYAVRSTYARALILFLETEMRRGPTPGAMPGKQSMQNKEKEKGPSADMATYRFCHALNAAVYSLMMSSCLGMEDGDGIPTGVPTTAAASPEMHTASNTDPTTSVVTVKDSDSPVALAPDFGPAPASGGSGSESATPNREKGVSFKVTEPTPGEIATQTQFGSGAITPPKRNSRSHRPSLPLNRLQSYTHLSSFDNVATPLDFAVALRILDVIHMVVPVAALVTGTPMLLAVDRDAGNELVRRPGDGRAGAWVLERKKAIRELVSLVWRRIGDRWGIVEIDELANKALASLPEPYLIPPYPVPDSPPFFLSLPEEPVSFIQHTLEGESSSTAKPLLDQDTLLDALVKSKTVQAATQVDEAGLRRILDGKWSVERAIKDSIERFSSANLRPDDDDSHYNAASALLMSMNNASYQSVNGQRLSRTIDVTDLRDALGGRVDTVSTSGAPSIASFDDSFHSQSAPRSSLQSRRMNKDSDVKEVLKDIFRDKKRGTKGPKGIVVNRVKSGSKNEVRTSTGDENGLGMSNMTQGGGATGHKVVTSPPLDLPLGRPVDVPSSS, encoded by the exons ATGGGCTGTTTCCCCTGCAGAACCCTCCAGCCAGAGGTCGCCCATCTCAAAGCCTGCTATCCCCCGTCGAAAGCCCTCCTCACCGCAGGCCCGGAATACCGCCCGCTCTCCCAGGACCTGTCGAAACTCACCTACTTTGCGACAAACAAGCCCTCCAAGCTCGCAAAGATCGGCGAAGAACTCGAGAAGCGTGTCGCCCAGGAATCAACCAGAGCCAGCTCGGGCAACCACAAGTACCGTGCCAGCCTCCTCATCAGTCTTGCCATCCTCCGCGCCCTCTTGACGGAGTGTAAGCGCGACATCGCTCTTTTCGCCCGGTCCACGTTGCGCGTGATTGACAACAGTCTCGATGTACGGGTGTACCAGCGCGGAGGGATTGATCTCGAAGTCGTCGGCAGGGCTGCTGCCGCCTTCATCGCGTACACAACGTACACTGATGGATCCGCTGTGGGCGTGGATGACACTCTTACCAAGACATATTTTGAGATCTTGTACAAGTTTGGCAACATGGCGACTGTAAACATGCTGGACTCGAGCGAGAAACCAGACATGGAGCAGCAGAATCGAACGAGGCTTATAGCTCTTGCCGGACTCAATGGGGCAGCCACGTCGGACACCATCTTTGCTTCTACCAGAGACTTTTCTCGGCAGATCGATCTTATCATCCCGCCCTTGCTGGTCAACATCTTTGAAGGGCAAATATCCGAGCTCAAGCTCGAGACGGCAAAGATTGGTATGGACGCCAGTCCATCACCGTACTTTAGTGAGTTTGCGGCCAAAGGCCCGATCGCCCAGCGCAAAGCGCCAAGTTTGCATGCGCATATCCCAGGAGAAAAGGGTCCTACCTCTGCGGACGTCATATCTGCCGCTCTCCGCTCACTTCATTCACTTCTTCAGCAATGTAATGTCACCCAAGCATCCCAGATCATCGACCGGCTAGTGAGGTTCCTCGACAAGCATGGGTGGCAGTATACCGAGAGGGATTGTTTTGTCGCAGAGCAAGTGACGGCGTGGATACCCTTGCAGTACAGATTTATCGTCCCCACCCGGCTCGTTGAAGTCCTTATGAACCTGCAGGACGGGCTACCTACACCCAAGCACACCTCAGCGCTTGCCATGGTCACCACTATCCTCAACTCTACTACGTCGCTCGTTGGGTTGGGTGTCACCGACCTCTTACAAaacctcgtctccctcATCATCCGTCGACTCCACTTTGACCTCCAtgacatcctcctcccgccaCTCGTACGATGTGTTAGCAGCCTTGGGACGCACATTTACTATGCCGACCAGATCAATGATATTGTCGAAGAACTTGCGCTACGTATTGCCGAAATCCCATCAAGTGATACCGCTAGATCAGAGATTATCAGGGTATTGACATGCTGTATCTCGGGTGTAATGATCATTACCGATGCGGCCGATAACGATGCAGAGTCTAAACAAGGTAACAATGTTCCACAACCAACACCGAGCACTCCTGGTACCCCCACACCGCCTAACAAGGGTAAATCGCCAGCTCGGGTAGAAACGCCGCTTTTTACACCTCTTTCCGAACATCCACGTCCCCTAGCCCACCGTTCATCGCGACGCAACCCCATTTCCCCAGAAGTGTGGCAGGAAACTCTCCCACTTTTATGCGAGGCTGATTATGCCGTACGATCTACTTATGCGCGCGCGTTGATCCTGTTCTTAGAAACTGAGATGCGAAGAGGTCCAACACCGGGTGCGATGCCAGGTAAGCAGAGTATGCAAAataaggaaaaggagaaggggcCATCGGCGGATATGGCGACGTACAGGTTCTGCCATGCGCTCAACGCGGCGGTGTACTCGCTCATGATGAGCTCGTGCCTCGGcatggaagatggggatggtATCCCTACAGGAGTCCCCACAACAGCGGCAGCTTCGCCAGAAATGCATACGGCTTCCAATACCGATCCCACAACTTCAGTCGTCACCGTCAAAGATTCGGATTCACCCGTGGCTCTTGCTCCCGATTTTGGTCCCGCCCCTGCCTCTGGTGGATCTGGATCTGAGAGTGCTACACCTAACCGCGAGAAGGGCGTCTCTTTCAAAGTCACCGAGCCTACCCCTGGCGAGATAGCCACCCAAACGCAATTCGGATCAGGAGCCATCACCCCTCCCAAAAGGAACAGTCGCTCTCATCGCCCTTCACTACCTCTCAACAGACTCCAGTCTTACAcccacctctcctcctttgaTAACGTTGCGACCCCGTTGGACTTTGCTGTTGCCCTTCGTATCCTCGATGTGATTCATATGGTAGTCCCTGTAGCAGCGCTTGTCACTGGAACGCCCATGTTGTTGGCGGTTGACAGAGATGCAGGGAACGAGCTTGTGAGAAGACCGGGTGATGGGAGGGCTGGAGCGTGGGTGttggagagaaagaaggcgaTAAGGGAGCTGGTTAGTTtggtttggaggaggattggGGACAGATGGGGGATTGTTGAAATCGATGAATTGGCGAACAAG GCTTTAGCTTCCCTTCCAGAACCATATCTCATTCCGCCCTACCCCGTCCCAGACAGTCCGCCTTTCTTCTTATCTCTTCCCGAAGAACCAGTGTCGTTTATTCAACACACTCTCGAAGGCGAATCATCCTCGACAGCAAAACCGCTGTTAGACCAAGATACCTTGTTGGACGCGCTCGTGAAGTCAAAGACAGTCCAGGCGGCGACGCAGGTGGATGAAGCTGGGTTGAGGAGGATCCTCGATGGGAAATGGAGTGTAGAGCGGGCTATCAAGGATT CTATAGAAAGATTCTCTTCAGCCAACCTCCGGCCTGATGACGACGATTCGCATTACAATGCGGCTAGCGCACTGCTCATGAGTATGAACAATGCCAGCTACCAAAGTGTCAACGGTCAAAGATTATCACGGACAATCGACGTCACAGACTTGAGAGATGCCCTCG GTGGACGAGTAGATACTGTCTCTACCTCCGGTGCACCTTCCATCGCCTCCTTCGATGATTCTTTCCATTCCCAATCTGCTCCCCGATCAAGCTTACagtcaagaaggatgaacAAGGACTCAGACGTCAAGGAGGTTTTGAAAGATATCTTTAGGGataagaagagagggaCCAAAGGGCCTAAAGGCATTGTTGTCAATAGAGTAAAGAGTGGAAGTAAGAATGAGGTCAGAACGTCGACGGGGGACGAGAATGGGTTGGGGATGAGTAATATGACTCAAGGTGGTGGCGCCACTGGGCACAAGGTGGTTACGAGTCCGCCTTTGGATCTACCGTTGGGCCGACCTGTCGATGTTcccagcagcagctga
- a CDS encoding guanine nucleotide-binding protein G(o) subunit alpha, with the protein MGGCMSSPATGDPVAEARSKEIDRALKEDEKRMAKEVKLLLLGAGASGKSTILKQMRLIHDRPFESDEVEDYRKLTFSNIVGGMRAIIDVMDELGLAVQPENRRYISLVDAEPPINTNDSYPIKYLTALKRLWEDPSVQECYKRGNEFALAENMPYFYADLDRLFAKGFKPSSDDILRVRSKTTGITETRFPIRDVVFRLFDVGGQRSERRKWASCFENVTAILFLVALSDYNSCLIEDRESNGMQEALMLFDSICNSQWFTKSSIILFLNKADLLQVKIQDPSQQLHENFPEFEGKPYSFQDAVDFFKIKFRSLNRMPQKEIYCHVTTAVDRQNVKVVMTACQDTILKNALRDMAIL; encoded by the exons ATGGGCGGATGTATGTCTTCGCCCGCGACTGGCGATCCCGTAGCCGAAGCTCGAAGTAAGGAGATTGACCGAGCTTTGAAGGAA GATGAGAAACGTATGGCGAAAGAAGTCAAGCTGCTATTGTTAGGGGCAGGAGCGAGCGGAAAGTCGACAAT CTTGAAACAGATGCGTCTGATACATGACAGACCATTTGAATCAGATGAAGTCGAAGATTACCG AAAACTCACATTTTCCAACATTGTCGGTGGCATGCGAGCCATCATCGATGTGATGGACGAACTAGGCCTTGCTGTCCAACCCGAAAACCGCAGATACATCTCTCTTGTCGACGCTGAGCCACCTATAAATACCAATGATTCTTATCCTATTAAGTATCTCACCGCTCTCAAAAGACTTTGGGAAGACCCGAGTGTACAGGAATGTTACAAGCGAGGAAATGAGTTTGCTTTGGCAGAGAATATGCCGTACTTTTACGCCGATTTGGATAGATTGTTCGCGAAAGGTTTTAAACCCAGTAGCGATGATATTTTGAGGGTTCGAAGTAAGACGACAG GTATCACGGAGACAAGATTTCCTATCCGCGATGTCGTGTTTAGATTATTTGATGTAGGTGGCCAGAGgtcagaaagaagaaagtggGCGTCGTGCTTCG AGAACGTTACAGCGATTCTGTTCCTTGTAGCTCTCTCAGATTACAATTCGTGCCTGATAGAAGACCGAG AATCAAATGGTATGCAAGAAGCTCTCATGCTGTTTGATTCTATTTGTAACTCCCAAT GGTTTACCAAGTCATCAATC ATTCTATTCCTCAACAAGGCCGATCTTCTCCAAGTCAAAATTCAAGACCCAAGTCAGCAGCTCCACGAGAATTTCCCCGAATTCGAGGGCAAACCGTACTCCTTCCAGGATGCTGTCGACTTTTTCAAGATCAAGTTTAGGTCGTTAAATAGGATGCCGCAGAAGGAGATCTACTGTCATGTGACGACGGCAGTGGATAGGCAGAATGTCAAGGTTGTAATGACTGCTTGTCAA GATACAATCTTGAAAAATGCCCTGAGAGATATGGCCATCTTATAA
- a CDS encoding nucleosome assembly protein 1-like 1 has protein sequence MSQSQDIQRADSHLDVAPTPQNTPLETGVLQNRPANLGQPSVETLQEGEESEEDEEAGGGGGANPASLLAQNPALLAFAQSKLDGLVGKPSGYIESLPPAVRRRIDGLKGVQAKHSEVEGEFQLAILELEKKFLVKYQPLYERRQAIVKGEAEPTESEVEAGQASDLEDSDVEDEEEKKAKEEVTGGEDVKGIPEFWLTALKNHVPTAETISDRDEEALKHLVDVRLSYLDGEKPGFKLHFVFTANEFFEDAELTKTYYYQEQVGYGGDFVYDKAIGTEIKWKEEKDLTKKVEIKKQRNKTTGRTRTIRKVVPTDSFFNFFKPPQPPTPETLEASDIDEEELEELDSRLELDYQIGEDFKEKIIPRAVDYFTGKALRYEDFEEEDDFEDEDDFEDDDDE, from the exons ATGTCCCAGTCCCAAGACATCCAACGTGCCGACTCTCACCTCGACGTCGCGCCTACCCCCCAAAACACCCCTCTCGAGACTGGCGTCCTCCAGAACCGACCCGCCAATTTGGGCCAGCCCTCCGTAGAAACTCTTCAggaaggcgaagagagtgaggaggacgaagaagccggtggtggtggtggtgccAACCCTGCTTCTCTCTTGGCGCAG AACCCTGCGCTTCTCGCCTTTGCCCAGTCCAAGCTTGACGGCCTTGTCGGCAAGCCTTCTGGTTACATTGAGTCTCTCCCCCCCGCGGTCCGACGAAGAATCGATGGTTTGAAGGGTGTGCAGGCCAAGCATTCTGAGGTTGAGGGCGAGTTCCAGTTGGCCATCCTcgagttggagaagaag TTCCTTGTCAAGTACCAGCCCCTTTACGAACGTCGACAGGCCATTGTCAAGGGTGAGGCTGAGCCTACTGAATCCGAGGTTGAGGCCGGCCAGGCTTCCGACTTGGAAGACTctgatgttgaggatgaggaagagaagaaggccaaggaggaggttaCTGGCGGCGAGGACGTCAAGGGTATCCCCGAGTTCTGGTTGACTGCCTTGAAGAACCACGTCCCTACTGCCGAGACTATTTCCGACCGAGATGAGGAAGCTCTCAAGCACCTCGTCGACGTCCGGCTCTCTTACCTCGACGGTGAAAAGCCCGGATTCAAGCTCCACTTTGTGTTCACCGCCAATGAGTTCTTTGAGGACGCCGAATTGACAAAGACTTACTACTACCAA GAACAAGTTGGCTACGGTGGTGACTTTGTCTATGACAAGGCCATCGGTACTGAGATCaagtggaaggaagagaaggacctcaccaagaaggtcgaaatcaagaagcagaggaacaAGA CCACTGGCCGGACACGTACTATCCGAAAGGTTGTTCCTACCGACtctttcttcaacttcttcaagccTCCTCAGCCTCCTACCCCCGAGACTCTCGAAGCTTCCGATattgacgaagaagagcttgaagagctCGACAGCCGACTTGAGCTTGACTACCAGATTGGCGAGGActtcaaggagaagattatCCCTCGAGCTGTCGACTACTTTACCGGCAAGGCTTTAAGGTATGAGgactttgaagaggaggacgactttgaggatgaggatgactttgaggacgacgatgacgag TAA